The Streptomyces sp. NBC_01689 genome includes a window with the following:
- a CDS encoding cytochrome P450, whose protein sequence is MHRGTTTDLVDPRLYSGGDAHAVWREMRKQDTLTRQEVDEKPGFWNIVGFDDAEQVLRDTEAFTSERGTMLDLLGTDDPAGGKQLAVTDPPRHTEMQTRLKKALAVKAVERQKDMIRPLVVDLISPLGDGGTFDFAEAMLAMPMSVTGTMMGLPEADWPWLSRLTTICIAADDPEYQDPGGKAATLERAHRDLFAYFQDLMRFRRQNLGDDLLSVLISTEFEGRHMDPGEIVANCYSLLLGANVTTPHSPNYVMAEFIDKGVLEDWAAHPEVNTTATEEALRWASPVNHFLRYATRDVTVRNTEVAAGDAVVVWLGSANRDEAAFTDAGTFDIRRRPNKHVAFGIGPHYCIGHSVARITLRILFEELLTRFEDFRPAGRPERLASNFVSGWKHVPITARPRAGAPGAG, encoded by the coding sequence GTGCACCGGGGAACGACGACGGATCTCGTCGACCCCAGGCTGTACAGCGGCGGCGACGCGCACGCCGTGTGGCGGGAGATGCGGAAACAGGACACCCTGACGCGCCAGGAGGTGGACGAGAAGCCCGGGTTCTGGAACATCGTCGGATTCGACGACGCGGAACAGGTCCTGCGCGACACCGAGGCCTTCACCTCGGAACGCGGCACCATGCTCGACCTCCTCGGCACCGACGACCCCGCGGGCGGCAAGCAGCTGGCCGTCACCGACCCCCCGCGCCACACCGAGATGCAGACGCGTCTGAAAAAGGCCCTCGCGGTGAAGGCCGTCGAGCGGCAGAAGGACATGATCAGGCCATTGGTGGTCGACCTGATCTCACCGCTCGGGGACGGCGGAACCTTCGACTTCGCCGAGGCCATGCTGGCGATGCCGATGTCCGTGACGGGCACGATGATGGGTCTGCCCGAGGCGGACTGGCCCTGGCTCAGCCGCCTGACGACCATCTGCATCGCCGCGGACGACCCGGAGTACCAGGACCCGGGAGGCAAGGCCGCCACCCTGGAACGCGCGCACCGCGACCTGTTCGCCTACTTCCAGGACCTGATGCGCTTCCGCCGTCAGAACCTCGGCGACGACCTGCTGAGCGTCCTGATCTCCACCGAGTTCGAGGGCCGCCACATGGACCCCGGCGAGATCGTGGCGAACTGCTACAGCCTGCTGCTCGGCGCGAACGTCACCACCCCGCACTCCCCCAACTACGTGATGGCGGAGTTCATCGACAAGGGCGTGCTGGAGGACTGGGCCGCGCACCCGGAGGTCAACACCACGGCCACCGAGGAGGCGCTGCGCTGGGCCTCGCCCGTCAACCACTTCCTGCGCTACGCGACCCGTGACGTGACGGTCAGGAACACCGAGGTCGCCGCGGGCGACGCGGTGGTCGTCTGGCTCGGTTCGGCCAACCGCGACGAGGCCGCCTTCACCGACGCGGGGACCTTCGACATCCGCCGCCGGCCCAACAAGCACGTGGCCTTCGGCATCGGCCCGCACTACTGCATCGGTCACAGCGTCGCCCGGATCACCCTGCGCATCCTCTTCGAGGAACTCCTCACCCGCTTCGAGGACTTCAGACCGGCCGGCCGGCCCGAGCGCCTCGCCTCGAACTTCGTCTCCGGCTGGAAGCACGTGCCCATCACGGCACGGCCGCGCGCCGGCGCCCCCGGGGCCGGGTGA
- a CDS encoding thioesterase II family protein gives MPTDAPSTPWLRRFHTAESGALRLFCFPHAGGNASFFHPFSARLTPRTEVLAVQYPGRQERFDEPRVEDLHELADLVAAELAAWAEEPFALFGHSMGATLAFEVGSRLHARGARPTALFVSGRRAPSVPAPGSVHLASDEKLIADMRLLGGTDNRMLDNLELLAVILPAVRSDYVATETYRYRGAPPLDCPVTAFIGDADPRVDAPMARAWAAHTTEKFLLHVFEGGHFFLVPHLDAMVDTVTATLNATGDRQLFTRN, from the coding sequence GTGCCCACCGACGCCCCGTCCACCCCGTGGCTGCGCCGCTTCCACACCGCGGAGAGCGGCGCCCTGCGGCTGTTCTGCTTCCCGCACGCGGGCGGCAACGCCTCCTTCTTCCACCCGTTCTCCGCGCGGCTGACCCCGCGGACCGAGGTGCTGGCCGTGCAGTACCCGGGCCGCCAGGAGCGGTTCGACGAACCCCGCGTCGAGGACCTGCACGAGCTGGCCGACCTCGTCGCCGCCGAACTCGCCGCATGGGCCGAGGAGCCGTTCGCCCTGTTCGGACACAGCATGGGGGCCACGCTCGCCTTCGAGGTGGGCAGCCGGCTGCACGCCCGCGGCGCCCGGCCGACCGCCCTGTTCGTCTCCGGACGGCGCGCCCCCTCCGTACCCGCGCCCGGCTCGGTGCACCTGGCGAGCGACGAGAAGCTGATCGCCGACATGCGGCTCCTGGGCGGCACGGACAACCGCATGCTGGACAACCTCGAGCTGCTGGCGGTGATCCTGCCCGCGGTGCGCAGCGACTACGTCGCCACGGAGACCTACCGCTACCGGGGCGCGCCCCCGCTCGACTGCCCGGTCACCGCCTTCATCGGGGACGCCGATCCGCGCGTGGACGCTCCCATGGCCCGGGCCTGGGCCGCGCACACGACGGAAAAGTTCCTCCTGCACGTGTTCGAGGGCGGCCACTTCTTTCTCGTTCCGCATCTCGATGCCATGGTGGACACCGTGACCGCGACCCTGAACGCGACAGGGGACCGGCAGCTATTCACCCGGAATTAA
- a CDS encoding aldo/keto reductase, producing MKYRVIGSDPATRREVSVLSLGSMLFGTVTDEATSFAILDRFVEAGGTFIDSSNNYAFWVNGTQGGESEELLGRWIRNRGIGDEITIATKLGARPNAPATGFSRDVEGLSAKSIRESAERSRERLGIERIHLLYAHIMDENTPLEETVTGFADVVADGVAGLLGASNHWAWRVEAARNLARAAGLPGYEVLQHHHSYLRQRTDIPSLRSPDGNQGLVSADLLSYVRANPSLTQVAYSPLLSGAYVRDDKPLGPGFEHAATPARLQAVREVATETGASVNQVVLSWLMGGDIPVLPLVGASSVAQLDDSLAAVDLTLTPEQRAKLDGVN from the coding sequence ATGAAATACCGCGTCATCGGCAGCGACCCGGCCACCCGCCGCGAGGTGAGTGTTCTGAGCCTCGGCTCCATGCTCTTCGGGACGGTGACCGACGAAGCGACGTCCTTCGCCATTCTCGACCGTTTCGTCGAAGCCGGCGGAACCTTCATCGACTCGTCCAACAATTACGCGTTCTGGGTCAACGGCACACAGGGCGGGGAAAGCGAAGAACTGCTCGGCCGCTGGATCCGCAACCGCGGGATCGGCGACGAGATCACCATCGCCACCAAACTCGGCGCCCGCCCGAACGCCCCGGCAACGGGATTCAGCCGAGATGTGGAGGGACTTTCGGCCAAATCGATCCGGGAATCCGCCGAGCGCAGCCGGGAACGGCTCGGCATCGAGCGCATTCATCTCCTCTACGCGCACATCATGGACGAGAACACGCCGCTGGAGGAGACCGTCACCGGCTTCGCCGACGTCGTGGCCGACGGTGTCGCGGGTCTGCTCGGCGCGAGCAACCACTGGGCCTGGCGGGTGGAGGCCGCCCGCAACCTGGCCAGGGCCGCCGGACTGCCCGGCTACGAGGTCCTCCAGCACCACCACAGCTACCTGCGCCAGCGCACCGACATCCCGAGCCTGCGCTCGCCCGACGGCAACCAGGGCCTGGTCAGCGCCGACCTGCTCAGCTACGTGCGGGCCAATCCGTCCCTCACCCAGGTCGCCTACTCGCCGCTGCTGTCCGGCGCCTACGTGCGCGACGACAAGCCGCTCGGACCGGGCTTCGAGCACGCGGCCACGCCCGCCCGCCTCCAGGCCGTGCGCGAGGTCGCCACGGAGACCGGCGCGAGCGTCAACCAGGTGGTCCTGTCCTGGCTGATGGGCGGCGACATCCCGGTCCTGCCGCTGGTCGGCGCGTCCTCCGTGGCGCAGCTCGACGACAGCCTGGCCGCCGTCGACCTCACGCTGACCCCGGAGCAGCGCGCCAAGCTCGACGGCGTGAACTGA
- a CDS encoding DUF5937 family protein codes for MSVRIDVTGLRPERVAVVPSPLAELGMALHALAEPGHHPGLQGWATGVTPRLDPHLADRMSEADFLWRSTFSDLFLPYAGLPGRGALPGATLAEELAQLDKLSDEQFVDAALEFTCALPYEEPGPHTLSDPLLQHRALELAAARGPQQVRFSKRLLDDPPQIRAWLRQFLEDCDEAFFAETWSRLRHQLAADARHKTDLLRRKGLAEAVASVSPALALDAGTRTITVDKLGHGRTATGDGGLLLVPTSLGWPHLMVLHRYGWQPVLHYPVGSPELSAPSSLEQLTLRMTALSHPVRMRICRSLARSAFTTGELAQVNGMTAPEISRHLGVLKKAGLITTRRRGRYVLHQLDVSVVARLGSDFLEGILR; via the coding sequence ATGAGCGTGCGCATCGATGTCACCGGGCTGCGGCCGGAGCGGGTCGCCGTCGTGCCCTCGCCGCTGGCCGAGCTCGGGATGGCGCTGCACGCGCTGGCCGAGCCGGGGCACCACCCCGGGCTGCAGGGCTGGGCGACGGGCGTGACCCCCCGGCTGGACCCGCACCTCGCCGACCGGATGAGCGAGGCCGACTTCCTGTGGCGGTCGACCTTCTCCGACCTGTTCCTGCCGTACGCGGGCCTGCCCGGCCGCGGCGCGCTCCCGGGTGCCACGCTCGCGGAGGAGCTGGCCCAGCTCGACAAGCTGTCGGACGAGCAGTTCGTGGACGCCGCGCTGGAGTTCACCTGCGCGCTCCCGTACGAGGAGCCCGGCCCGCACACGCTCTCCGACCCGCTGCTGCAGCACCGCGCGCTGGAGCTGGCCGCCGCGCGCGGCCCCCAGCAGGTGCGCTTCAGCAAGCGGCTGCTGGACGACCCCCCGCAGATCCGGGCCTGGCTGCGGCAGTTCCTGGAGGACTGCGACGAGGCGTTCTTCGCGGAGACCTGGTCCCGGCTGCGCCACCAGCTCGCGGCGGACGCCCGGCACAAGACCGACCTCCTGCGCCGCAAGGGCCTGGCCGAGGCCGTGGCCTCGGTCTCCCCCGCGCTGGCGCTCGACGCGGGCACCCGGACGATCACGGTCGACAAGCTGGGCCACGGCCGGACGGCCACCGGGGACGGCGGCCTCCTCCTGGTGCCGACGAGTCTCGGCTGGCCGCACCTGATGGTGCTGCACCGGTACGGCTGGCAGCCGGTGCTGCACTACCCGGTCGGCTCGCCCGAGCTGTCCGCCCCGTCCTCCCTGGAGCAGCTGACCCTGCGGATGACCGCCCTGTCGCATCCGGTCCGGATGCGCATCTGCCGCAGCCTGGCCCGCAGCGCGTTCACCACGGGCGAGCTCGCCCAGGTGAACGGGATGACGGCACCCGAGATATCCCGGCACCTGGGGGTGCTCAAGAAGGCGGGCCTGATCACCACGCGCCGCCGCGGCCGTTACGTGCTGCACCAGCTGGACGTGTCGGTCGTGGCCCGGCTCGGCAGCGACTTCCTGGAGGGCATCCTGCGCTGA
- a CDS encoding response regulator transcription factor, whose translation MAIRVMLVDDQVLLRTGFRMVLAAQPDMEVVAEAGDGVEALQVLRATAVDVVLMDVRMPKLDGVETTRRICSEPDPPKVLILTTFDLDEYAFSGLKAGASGFMLKDVPPGELLTAIRSVHSGDAVVAPSTTRRLLDRFAPMLPNAGKEPRHKGLERLTDREREVMILVAQGLSNGEIAARLVLSEATVKTHVGRILTKLGLRDRVQVVVLAYETGLVRAGGHR comes from the coding sequence ATGGCGATCCGCGTGATGCTCGTCGACGACCAGGTGCTGCTGCGCACCGGTTTCCGGATGGTGCTCGCCGCCCAGCCGGACATGGAGGTCGTGGCCGAGGCGGGCGACGGGGTCGAGGCCCTCCAGGTGCTGCGGGCGACGGCCGTCGACGTGGTGCTGATGGACGTCCGCATGCCGAAGCTGGACGGGGTGGAGACCACCCGCCGGATCTGCTCGGAGCCGGACCCGCCGAAGGTGCTGATCCTCACCACCTTCGACCTGGACGAGTACGCCTTCTCCGGGCTGAAGGCGGGTGCCTCGGGCTTCATGCTCAAGGACGTGCCGCCCGGCGAGCTGCTCACCGCGATCCGCTCCGTGCACAGCGGGGACGCGGTGGTCGCGCCGTCCACCACCCGGCGCCTGCTCGACCGCTTCGCGCCGATGCTGCCCAACGCCGGCAAGGAGCCCCGGCACAAGGGGCTGGAGCGGCTGACCGACCGCGAGCGCGAGGTGATGATCCTGGTCGCGCAGGGTCTGTCGAACGGTGAGATCGCCGCCCGTCTCGTGCTCTCCGAGGCGACGGTGAAGACCCATGTGGGCCGCATCCTGACGAAGCTGGGGCTGCGGGACCGGGTGCAGGTGGTGGTCCTCGCCTACGAGACCGGGCTGGTCCGGGCGGGCGGGCACCGCTGA
- a CDS encoding sensor histidine kinase, which yields MQRLYDFLRRHPTWVDGFWAVVLFGISAVSLTNVNGAASHHGSRATALPIAVILSLVVALRRRMPEKMLVLAAAMGLAQLILDVEVVPADFAMLVIIYTVAADGARWASRFALAGGLCAATLSQIRWPQTDSSSLGNVLIAVFQTVPFALAWVLGDSIRTRRAYLAQLEERAARLEKEREAQAKVAVAAERARIARELHDVVAHNVSVMVVQADGAAYVMDTAPEQARKALETISGTGRQALAEMRRLLGVLRTGEHQEVGEYVPQPDVEQLDDLIEQCRTSGLPVDFKVEGTPRPLPSGVELTAYRIVQEALTNTRKHGGPNTGASVRLVYFDDGLGLLVEDDGKGAPHELYEEGGADGQGHGLIGMRERVGMVGGTLDAGPRPGGGFRISALLPLKPAH from the coding sequence GTGCAGCGCCTTTATGACTTCCTCCGCAGACACCCGACGTGGGTCGACGGCTTCTGGGCCGTCGTCCTGTTCGGGATCTCCGCCGTGAGCCTCACCAATGTCAACGGCGCTGCGAGCCACCACGGGTCGCGTGCGACGGCCCTCCCGATCGCCGTGATCCTGAGCCTCGTCGTGGCGCTGCGCCGCCGCATGCCCGAGAAGATGCTCGTCCTGGCGGCCGCGATGGGCCTCGCGCAGCTGATCCTGGACGTCGAGGTGGTGCCCGCCGACTTCGCGATGCTGGTGATCATCTACACCGTCGCCGCGGACGGCGCCCGCTGGGCCTCCCGCTTCGCGCTGGCCGGCGGTCTGTGCGCGGCGACCCTCTCCCAGATCCGCTGGCCCCAGACGGACTCCAGCTCGCTGGGCAACGTCCTGATAGCCGTCTTCCAGACGGTGCCGTTCGCGCTCGCCTGGGTCCTCGGCGACTCCATCCGCACCCGCCGGGCCTATCTCGCCCAACTGGAGGAGCGCGCCGCCCGGCTGGAGAAGGAGCGCGAGGCACAGGCCAAGGTCGCCGTCGCCGCCGAGCGCGCCCGGATCGCCCGCGAGCTGCACGACGTGGTCGCGCACAACGTGTCGGTGATGGTGGTCCAGGCCGACGGCGCCGCCTACGTCATGGACACCGCCCCCGAGCAGGCGAGGAAGGCCCTGGAGACCATCTCCGGGACCGGCCGGCAGGCGCTCGCCGAGATGCGCCGCCTGCTCGGCGTCCTGCGCACCGGCGAACACCAGGAGGTCGGCGAGTACGTGCCGCAGCCCGACGTGGAGCAGCTCGACGACCTCATCGAGCAGTGCCGCACCTCGGGGCTGCCCGTCGACTTCAAGGTCGAGGGCACACCGCGCCCCCTGCCCAGCGGCGTGGAGCTCACCGCGTACCGCATCGTGCAGGAGGCGCTCACCAACACGCGCAAGCACGGGGGCCCGAACACCGGCGCGAGCGTGCGGCTGGTCTACTTCGACGACGGCCTCGGCCTGCTCGTCGAGGACGACGGCAAGGGCGCGCCCCACGAGCTGTACGAGGAGGGGGGCGCCGACGGGCAGGGGCACGGTCTGATCGGGATGCGTGAGCGGGTCGGGATGGTGGGCGGCACCCTGGACGCGGGACCGCGCCCCGGTGGAGGCTTCCGCATCAGCGCCCTGCTGCCGCTCAAGCCCGCGCACTGA
- a CDS encoding SAM-dependent methyltransferase: MTQETAGEWRGWREATREALYGPAGFYRGPEGPAGHFRTSVHASPLFAAAVARLLCRVDEALGRPAALGFVDMGAGHGELVTGVLAALPADVAARTRGYAVEHAGRPAGLGPGIEWLAEPPRGITGLLFANEWLDNVPVDVAEVDPEGVRRLVLVRAEDGSERLGEPVTGPGARWLRDWWPASGEGTRAEIGLPRDTAWAGAVATLDRGLAVAADYAHPAAARPPFGTLTGFREGRETRPVPDGSCDITAHVALDACLLPGGRVVTQRAALRALGVSGARPPLALASGDPAAYVRALASAGEAAELTAPGGLGDFGWLLQPVGADRPGDRARFDALLVDVADHEEQ; this comes from the coding sequence GTGACCCAAGAGACGGCGGGCGAGTGGCGGGGCTGGCGCGAGGCGACGCGGGAGGCGCTGTACGGCCCGGCGGGCTTCTACCGCGGGCCCGAGGGGCCGGCGGGCCACTTCCGGACGTCGGTGCACGCGTCCCCGCTCTTCGCGGCGGCCGTGGCGCGGCTGCTGTGCCGGGTCGACGAGGCCCTCGGCCGACCCGCCGCGCTCGGCTTCGTCGACATGGGGGCCGGTCACGGCGAACTCGTGACGGGTGTCCTCGCCGCCCTCCCCGCCGACGTGGCCGCCCGCACCCGCGGGTACGCCGTCGAACACGCCGGCCGCCCCGCCGGACTCGGCCCCGGCATCGAGTGGCTGGCGGAGCCCCCGCGCGGGATCACCGGGCTGCTCTTCGCCAACGAGTGGCTGGACAACGTGCCGGTGGACGTGGCGGAGGTGGACCCCGAGGGCGTACGGCGGCTGGTCCTCGTACGGGCCGAGGACGGCTCCGAGCGGCTCGGGGAGCCCGTCACCGGGCCCGGGGCGCGCTGGCTGCGGGACTGGTGGCCGGCGTCCGGCGAGGGGACCCGCGCCGAGATCGGGCTCCCCAGGGACACCGCCTGGGCCGGGGCCGTGGCCACCCTCGACCGCGGTCTGGCCGTCGCCGCCGACTACGCCCACCCCGCCGCCGCCCGGCCGCCCTTCGGGACGCTCACGGGCTTCCGGGAGGGCCGGGAGACGCGCCCGGTGCCCGACGGGTCGTGCGACATCACGGCGCACGTCGCCCTCGACGCGTGTCTGCTGCCCGGGGGGCGGGTGGTGACCCAGCGGGCCGCGCTGCGCGCGCTGGGCGTGAGCGGAGCCCGGCCGCCGCTCGCGCTGGCCTCCGGCGATCCCGCCGCCTACGTGCGCGCCCTCGCGAGCGCCGGGGAGGCCGCCGAGCTCACCGCGCCCGGCGGCCTGGGCGACTTCGGCTGGCTGCTCCAGCCGGTGGGGGCGGACCGGCCCGGCGACCGCGCCCGGTTCGACGCCCTACTTGTCGATGTCGCCGACCACGAAGAACAGTGA
- a CDS encoding NADH-quinone oxidoreductase subunit D — MTPKTETTIGIGGAAESTDMVLNIGPQHPSTHGVLRLRLVLDGERIQHAEPVIGYMHRGAEKLFEARDYRQIVMLANRHDWLSAFSNELGVVLAVERMLGMEVPERAVWLRTLLAELNRVLNHLMFLGSYPLELGGITPIFYAFTEREELQHVMEEISGGRMHYMFNRVGGLKEDLPAGWTTRARGAVTALRSRMGVYDDLVLGNEIFRGRTRDVGVLAPAAVHAYGVSGPIARASGVDFDLRRDEPYLAYGELQDTLKVVTRQEGDCLARFECLLEQTHNALDLADACLDRLAELPPGPVNQRLPKVLKAPEGHTYAWTENPLGINGYYLVSKGEKTPYRLKLRSASYNNIQALTELLPGTLVADMVAILGSLFFVVGDIDK, encoded by the coding sequence ATGACTCCCAAGACGGAGACCACCATCGGTATCGGCGGCGCCGCGGAAAGCACCGACATGGTGCTCAACATCGGGCCCCAGCACCCGTCGACACACGGCGTGCTGCGGCTGCGGCTCGTGCTCGACGGCGAACGCATCCAGCACGCGGAGCCGGTGATCGGCTATATGCACCGCGGCGCGGAGAAGCTGTTCGAGGCACGCGACTACCGCCAGATCGTCATGCTCGCCAACCGCCACGACTGGCTCTCGGCGTTCTCGAACGAGCTGGGCGTGGTGCTCGCCGTGGAGCGGATGCTCGGCATGGAGGTCCCCGAGCGCGCGGTGTGGCTGCGCACGCTGCTCGCGGAGCTCAACCGCGTCCTCAACCATCTGATGTTCCTGGGCTCCTACCCCCTGGAGCTGGGCGGGATCACGCCGATCTTCTACGCGTTCACCGAGCGCGAGGAGCTCCAGCACGTGATGGAGGAGATCTCCGGCGGGCGCATGCACTACATGTTCAACCGGGTCGGGGGCCTCAAGGAGGACCTCCCCGCCGGCTGGACCACCCGCGCGCGCGGCGCCGTCACCGCCCTGCGCTCGCGGATGGGCGTGTACGACGACCTGGTGCTCGGCAACGAGATCTTCCGGGGGCGCACGCGGGACGTCGGCGTCCTCGCGCCGGCGGCCGTGCACGCGTACGGCGTGAGCGGACCCATCGCGCGCGCCTCGGGGGTCGACTTCGACCTGCGCCGGGACGAGCCGTATCTCGCGTACGGGGAGCTCCAGGACACCCTGAAGGTCGTCACACGGCAGGAGGGCGACTGCCTGGCGCGCTTCGAGTGCCTCCTGGAGCAGACGCACAACGCGCTCGACCTCGCGGACGCCTGTCTCGACCGGCTGGCCGAGCTGCCGCCCGGGCCGGTCAACCAGCGCCTCCCCAAGGTCCTCAAGGCGCCCGAGGGCCACACGTACGCGTGGACCGAGAACCCCCTCGGGATCAACGGCTACTACCTGGTCAGCAAGGGCGAGAAGACCCCGTACCGGCTGAAGCTGCGCTCGGCCTCGTACAACAACATCCAGGCGCTGACCGAGCTGCTGCCCGGCACGCTGGTCGCGGACATGGTGGCGATCCTCGGATCACTGTTCTTCGTGGTCGGCGACATCGACAAGTAG
- a CDS encoding PH domain-containing protein produces MEKRSTEAAPDTAAEPVWTGLPPGLLRMRRLLLVVWLGLLTVAVALLPGLLAGPVWALFALLPLALTAWGWRMLGRNWRSWRYAERADDLLISRGVLFREETVVPYGRMQLVEVTSGPVERHFGLASVQLHTAAAATDARIPGLHPAEAERLRDRLTELGEARSAGL; encoded by the coding sequence ATGGAAAAGCGGAGCACGGAAGCCGCGCCCGACACCGCCGCGGAGCCGGTCTGGACCGGGCTCCCGCCGGGCCTGCTGCGGATGCGCCGGCTGTTGCTGGTGGTGTGGCTGGGGCTGCTGACGGTCGCCGTCGCCCTCCTGCCGGGGCTGCTCGCGGGGCCGGTCTGGGCGCTCTTCGCCCTGCTCCCGCTCGCCCTGACGGCGTGGGGATGGCGGATGCTGGGCCGCAACTGGCGCTCCTGGCGGTACGCCGAGCGCGCGGACGACCTGCTCATCAGCCGCGGGGTGCTGTTCCGCGAGGAGACCGTGGTGCCGTACGGCCGGATGCAGCTGGTCGAGGTGACCTCCGGACCCGTCGAGCGGCACTTCGGGCTCGCGAGCGTGCAGCTGCACACGGCGGCCGCCGCGACGGACGCCCGCATCCCGGGCCTGCACCCGGCCGAGGCCGAGCGGCTGCGCGACCGGCTGACCGAACTGGGCGAGGCCCGATCGGCGGGACTGTGA